A single Comamonas sp. NLF-1-9 DNA region contains:
- a CDS encoding flagellar basal body L-ring protein FlgH has protein sequence MRMHALFFAAVLALLAAGCASVNPAPPVDVLPTEPPRLAPPAPLSGPATGSLFNAASYRPAMEDQRARFVGDLVTIEIMETIDAKQNSQSNVARASKNEAGITALPFVPASVLGRASLGAGSSSDFNGKGNTSASNQFKSSVTAMVTEVLPNGNLVIAGEKQVGVNRSVDVLRFSGIIDPRHLRRGPGGHTGNVIDSQYVANVRVISRGLGEQAEAQAMGWLARAFNSVTPF, from the coding sequence ATGCGCATGCATGCCCTGTTTTTTGCTGCCGTGCTGGCACTCCTTGCCGCCGGCTGCGCCAGCGTCAACCCCGCGCCTCCGGTGGACGTGCTGCCCACCGAGCCGCCGCGCCTGGCCCCGCCCGCGCCGCTCAGCGGGCCGGCCACCGGCAGCCTGTTCAACGCCGCCAGCTACCGTCCGGCCATGGAAGACCAGCGCGCGCGCTTCGTCGGCGACCTGGTGACCATAGAAATCATGGAGACCATAGACGCCAAGCAAAACAGCCAGTCCAACGTGGCGCGTGCGTCCAAGAACGAGGCCGGCATCACCGCGCTGCCCTTCGTGCCCGCGAGCGTGCTCGGGCGCGCCAGCCTGGGGGCGGGATCGAGCAGCGACTTCAACGGCAAGGGCAACACCAGCGCCAGCAACCAGTTCAAGAGCAGCGTCACGGCCATGGTCACCGAGGTGCTGCCCAACGGCAATCTGGTGATCGCCGGCGAGAAGCAGGTGGGCGTGAACCGCAGCGTCGATGTGCTGCGCTTCTCCGGCATCATCGATCCGCGCCATCTGCGCCGCGGTCCGGGCGGGCATACCGGCAACGTCATCGACTCGCAGTACGTGGCCAATGTGCGCGTGATCTCGCGCGGGCTGGGCGAGCAGGCCGAAGCCCAGGCCATGGGCTGGCTGGCGCGCGCCTTCAACTCCGTCACCCCGTTCTGA
- the flgC gene encoding flagellar basal body rod protein FlgC, with protein MSMFSIFNISASAIGAQAQRLNVVASNLANVDAVAGPDGQSYKARQVVFQTTPMGEEGGAGVRVSNIQESDSPGRRVLDPANPLADAEGYVTHSNVNAVEEMVNMISASRAYQNNVEVMNTAKGLLLKTLQMGQ; from the coding sequence ATGTCGATGTTCTCCATCTTCAACATCTCGGCCAGCGCCATCGGCGCGCAGGCCCAGCGTCTGAATGTGGTGGCCAGCAACCTGGCCAACGTGGACGCGGTGGCCGGCCCCGACGGGCAAAGCTACAAGGCGCGCCAGGTGGTGTTTCAGACCACGCCCATGGGCGAGGAGGGCGGCGCGGGCGTGCGCGTGTCCAACATCCAGGAAAGCGACAGCCCCGGGCGGCGCGTGCTCGACCCGGCCAACCCGCTGGCCGATGCCGAGGGCTATGTCACGCATTCCAACGTCAACGCGGTCGAGGAGATGGTCAACATGATCTCCGCCTCGCGCGCCTACCAGAACAACGTCGAGGTGATGAACACGGCCAAGGGGCTGCTGCTCAAGACCTTGCAGATGGGCCAGTAA
- the flhF gene encoding flagellar biosynthesis protein FlhF encodes MNIQRFHAPTAREALAKARMTFGDGTLILSNRPVDGGVEVVATAEDSLPEAQPRAQLQPATPAARPRLHERAADLAASPVRSLQGGEGFARSSVAKDTEKLAMSTLSFQDYVRERMLRRRHEALHGADGAGAGAQDQESPAASAGARRAAVAEPSPARAHTGTTQRRSSAATAPTLAAGAGQQNLMHELQAMKELIEERFNTLAWLGQARQNPVQSSLMLKLIRSGYSPALARAVLEHLPDNLPAAKALQWLMQVLERNLKTDALALPLHEEGGIHALVGATGVGKTTTAAKLAAMCARTHGPGSVGLITLDTYRVGAHEQLRQYGRMLGVVAHLAHDRAALQDLLGLLSSKKMVLIDTTGAAPRDPRLQEMLQVLDLPDVNRLLVLNACSHGDTFDDVLTGFKSSGMQQAILSKTDEAVKLGPAIDALVRHQMVLRGVTCGQRVPEDWEAADARQLVAASMRSSVKSAFDPREIELNYFFTQAPSSLADEAELTDVA; translated from the coding sequence ATGAACATCCAGCGCTTTCACGCCCCCACTGCACGCGAGGCCTTGGCCAAGGCGCGCATGACCTTTGGCGACGGCACGCTCATCCTCTCCAACCGCCCGGTGGACGGCGGCGTGGAGGTAGTGGCCACGGCCGAAGACTCGCTGCCCGAAGCCCAGCCGCGCGCCCAGCTGCAGCCGGCCACGCCCGCGGCACGCCCGCGCCTGCACGAGCGCGCGGCCGACCTGGCCGCAAGCCCCGTGCGCAGCCTGCAAGGCGGCGAGGGCTTTGCGCGCAGCTCGGTCGCCAAGGACACCGAAAAGCTGGCGATGAGCACGCTGTCCTTTCAGGACTACGTGCGCGAGCGCATGCTGCGCCGCCGCCATGAGGCCTTGCACGGTGCCGATGGCGCGGGCGCCGGCGCGCAAGACCAGGAAAGCCCGGCCGCCAGCGCCGGCGCGCGCCGCGCTGCTGTTGCCGAGCCGTCGCCCGCGCGGGCGCACACCGGCACGACCCAGCGGCGCAGCAGCGCGGCCACCGCCCCCACGCTTGCGGCCGGCGCCGGCCAGCAAAACCTGATGCACGAGCTGCAGGCGATGAAGGAGCTGATCGAAGAGCGCTTCAACACCCTGGCCTGGCTCGGCCAGGCGCGCCAGAACCCGGTGCAGTCCAGCCTGATGCTCAAGCTCATCCGCTCGGGCTACTCACCGGCGCTTGCGCGCGCGGTGCTCGAACACCTGCCCGACAACCTGCCCGCAGCCAAGGCGCTGCAGTGGCTGATGCAGGTGCTCGAGCGCAACCTCAAGACCGACGCGCTGGCGCTGCCGCTGCACGAGGAAGGCGGCATCCACGCGCTGGTCGGCGCCACCGGCGTGGGCAAGACCACCACCGCCGCCAAGCTGGCCGCGATGTGCGCGCGCACCCACGGGCCGGGCAGCGTCGGCCTGATCACGCTGGACACCTACCGCGTGGGCGCGCACGAGCAACTGCGCCAGTACGGGCGCATGCTCGGCGTCGTCGCCCACCTGGCGCACGACCGCGCGGCGCTGCAGGATCTGCTGGGCCTGCTCTCGTCCAAGAAAATGGTGCTGATAGACACCACCGGCGCAGCCCCGCGCGACCCGCGCCTGCAGGAGATGCTGCAGGTGCTGGACCTGCCCGACGTCAACCGCCTGCTGGTGCTCAACGCCTGCAGCCACGGCGACACCTTCGACGACGTGCTCACCGGCTTCAAGAGCAGCGGCATGCAGCAGGCCATCCTCTCCAAGACCGATGAGGCGGTGAAGCTCGGCCCGGCCATCGACGCACTGGTGCGCCACCAGATGGTGCTGCGCGGCGTGACCTGCGGCCAGCGCGTGCCCGAGGACTGGGAGGCGGCCGACGCGCGCCAGCTCGTGGCCGCGTCCATGCGCAGCTCGGTCAAGTCGGCGTTCGACCCGCGCGAGATCGAGCTCAACTACTTCTTCACCCAGGCGCCCTCCAGCCTGGCCGACGAGGCGGAGCTCACGGATGTGGCCTGA
- a CDS encoding RNA polymerase sigma factor FliA, with the protein MYTAKGQLDRDALFHQHVGLVQRIAHHMIAKLPPNVEVDDLIQVGLIGLSDALSRYEVTQGVQFETFASQRIRGAMLDELRDNDWMSRSSRKSQKDIERAVQRAEQRLGRTPLESEIAQELGMALADYQSLLGRVRGAQLVYLEDMGHGGDEDGGGEGFLERNVADEGADPVALLRDQGIRSALVAAIGQLPEREQFIMGMYYEEDMNLKEIAAVLGVTESRVCQLHSQAIARLRTKMRGH; encoded by the coding sequence ATGTACACCGCCAAGGGCCAGCTCGACCGTGATGCGCTGTTCCACCAGCACGTGGGACTGGTGCAGCGCATTGCGCACCACATGATCGCCAAGCTGCCCCCGAACGTGGAAGTCGACGACCTGATCCAGGTCGGCCTGATCGGCTTGAGCGACGCGCTCAGCCGCTACGAGGTGACCCAGGGCGTGCAGTTTGAGACCTTTGCCAGCCAGCGCATCCGCGGTGCCATGCTCGACGAGTTGCGCGACAACGACTGGATGAGCCGCAGCTCGCGCAAGAGCCAGAAGGACATCGAACGCGCGGTGCAGCGCGCCGAGCAGCGCCTGGGGCGCACGCCGCTGGAGTCCGAGATCGCGCAGGAGCTCGGCATGGCGCTGGCCGACTACCAGTCGCTGCTCGGGCGGGTGCGCGGCGCGCAGCTCGTCTATCTGGAAGACATGGGCCACGGCGGCGACGAGGACGGCGGGGGCGAGGGTTTCCTCGAGCGCAACGTGGCCGACGAAGGCGCGGACCCGGTAGCGCTGCTGCGCGACCAGGGCATACGCAGCGCGCTGGTAGCCGCCATCGGGCAACTGCCCGAGCGCGAGCAATTCATCATGGGCATGTACTACGAAGAGGACATGAACCTCAAGGAAATCGCCGCCGTGCTGGGCGTGACCGAATCGCGCGTCTGCCAACTGCACAGCCAGGCGATTGCGCGCCTGCGCACCAAGATGCGCGGACACTGA
- the flgA gene encoding flagellar basal body P-ring formation chaperone FlgA, translated as MSLIRLLQALAAAALVALLGNPAQAQQASSAQDLVALTQQWVDQALAQLPAESSALRMQVTVGQLDARLRLAPCARVEPYLPPGARLWGRTRLGLRCLGGETRWNVFVPLTVQAFGPAWVLTGNIATGHALSEADAVQAEVDWAAEPAAVVTSREAWLGQVAARQLVAGQTLRQHMVRAPHLFKAGSPVQVRVQGPGYAVTSSGQAMSAGAAGQNVRIRMANGKIIAGIVNDDGTVEANL; from the coding sequence ATGTCATTGATTCGCCTCTTGCAAGCGCTGGCCGCCGCCGCACTGGTCGCGCTGCTGGGCAACCCCGCGCAGGCGCAGCAGGCCAGCTCGGCGCAGGACCTGGTCGCGCTGACCCAGCAGTGGGTGGACCAGGCGCTGGCGCAACTGCCCGCCGAATCGTCCGCGCTGCGCATGCAGGTGACGGTAGGCCAGCTCGACGCGCGCCTGCGCCTTGCGCCCTGCGCGCGGGTCGAACCCTATCTGCCGCCGGGCGCGCGCCTGTGGGGCCGCACCCGCCTGGGCCTGCGCTGCCTGGGGGGCGAAACCCGCTGGAACGTCTTTGTGCCGCTGACGGTGCAGGCCTTCGGCCCGGCCTGGGTGCTGACCGGCAACATCGCTACCGGCCATGCGCTGAGCGAGGCCGACGCGGTGCAGGCCGAGGTGGACTGGGCTGCCGAGCCCGCCGCCGTGGTGACCAGCCGCGAAGCCTGGCTGGGCCAGGTAGCCGCGCGCCAGCTGGTGGCCGGCCAGACGCTGCGCCAGCACATGGTGCGCGCGCCCCATCTGTTCAAGGCGGGCAGCCCGGTGCAGGTGCGGGTGCAGGGGCCGGGCTATGCGGTCACGTCGTCGGGACAGGCCATGAGCGCGGGCGCAGCCGGGCAAAATGTGCGCATCCGCATGGCCAATGGCAAAATCATTGCCGGCATTGTGAACGATGACGGAACAGTGGAGGCCAATTTATGA
- a CDS encoding flagellar basal body rod protein FlgF: MDRIIYTSMTGANAAMQRQAVLAHNLANASTTGFRAEMANFRAVPMQGDGAKTRVFALEATSGHRSIAGPAQSTGRPLDAMAVGNAWFAVQGLDGTEAYTRAGDFQLTAQGQLVTGNGLPVLSDGGAPIDLPQGAELVLGGDGTLSAQMPGQPAQAVARLKLVTETADTPLKRGDDGLFRSPGGEPLAQDPNAQLRAGMLEGSNVNAVESMVGMIAAARQFEQQMKLLQTAESDDKSAGRLLSLNA; encoded by the coding sequence ATGGACCGCATCATCTACACCTCGATGACCGGGGCGAACGCCGCGATGCAGCGTCAGGCGGTGCTGGCGCACAACCTGGCCAACGCCTCGACCACCGGCTTTCGCGCCGAGATGGCCAACTTTCGCGCCGTGCCCATGCAGGGCGATGGCGCCAAGACGCGGGTGTTTGCGCTGGAGGCCACCTCGGGCCACCGCTCGATCGCCGGGCCGGCGCAGAGCACCGGCCGCCCGCTCGACGCCATGGCCGTGGGCAATGCCTGGTTTGCGGTGCAGGGGCTCGATGGCACCGAAGCCTATACCCGCGCGGGCGACTTCCAGCTCACCGCCCAGGGCCAGTTGGTGACGGGCAACGGCCTGCCGGTGCTCTCCGATGGCGGCGCGCCCATAGACCTGCCCCAGGGCGCCGAGCTGGTGCTGGGCGGCGACGGCACGCTCAGCGCGCAGATGCCGGGTCAGCCGGCGCAGGCCGTGGCGCGCCTGAAGCTGGTCACTGAAACCGCCGACACCCCGCTCAAGCGCGGCGACGACGGCCTGTTTCGCAGCCCGGGCGGCGAGCCGCTGGCGCAAGACCCCAATGCGCAGTTGCGCGCCGGCATGCTCGAGGGCTCCAACGTCAATGCCGTGGAGAGCATGGTCGGCATGATTGCCGCGGCGCGCCAGTTCGAGCAGCAGATGAAGCTCTTGCAGACCGCCGAGAGCGACGACAAGAGCGCCGGGCGCCTGCTCAGCCTCAACGCATAA
- the flgG gene encoding flagellar basal-body rod protein FlgG, which translates to MMNSLWIAKTGMTAQQTNLDVISHNLANVSTTGFKRNNAVFEDLVYQNLRQVGAQADEQNQLPTGLHLGLGVNVVATSRKFTQGSLQQTENSLDVAIDGKGFLEVTLADGTTAYTRDGSFKLDSQGRVVTSNGLPVAPGLVVPPDTKNISIGQDGSVSVTVAGNPQPQQIGQLTMSSFINPAGLEPVGQNLFRESAASGAPQQGQPGTNGLGILKQGFVENSNVNVVEELINMIQTQRAYDLNSKAVQTSDQMLARLSQL; encoded by the coding sequence ATGATGAATTCGCTCTGGATCGCCAAGACCGGCATGACGGCGCAGCAGACCAACCTGGACGTGATCTCGCACAACCTGGCCAACGTCTCGACCACCGGCTTCAAGCGCAACAACGCGGTGTTTGAAGACCTCGTCTACCAGAACCTGCGCCAGGTCGGCGCCCAGGCCGACGAGCAAAACCAGCTGCCCACCGGCCTGCACCTGGGCCTGGGCGTGAACGTGGTGGCCACCAGCCGCAAGTTCACCCAGGGCAGCCTGCAGCAGACCGAAAACAGCCTGGACGTGGCCATCGACGGCAAGGGCTTTCTCGAAGTGACCTTGGCCGACGGCACCACCGCCTACACGCGCGACGGCTCCTTCAAGCTCGACTCGCAGGGCCGCGTGGTCACCTCCAACGGCCTGCCGGTAGCGCCCGGCCTGGTGGTGCCGCCCGACACCAAGAACATCAGCATAGGGCAGGACGGCAGCGTCTCGGTCACCGTGGCGGGCAACCCCCAGCCCCAGCAGATCGGGCAGCTCACCATGTCGAGCTTCATCAACCCCGCCGGGCTCGAGCCCGTGGGCCAGAACCTGTTTCGCGAGTCCGCCGCCTCGGGCGCGCCGCAGCAGGGGCAGCCCGGCACCAACGGCCTGGGCATCCTCAAGCAGGGCTTCGTGGAGAACTCCAACGTCAACGTGGTCGAGGAGCTGATCAACATGATCCAGACCCAGCGCGCCTACGACCTCAATTCCAAGGCGGTGCAGACCAGCGACCAGATGCTGGCGCGCCTGTCGCAACTGTGA
- the flgE gene encoding flagellar hook protein FlgE, translating into MGFQQGLTGLNASSKNLDVIGHNIANSQTVGFKASRTEFAEMVATAIGSAGGSNAGIGVQVDAIAQQFTQGNISITGNNLDVAINGNGFFQVRQPDGSMAYTRAGNFKLDDKGNVITNSMAQLMGYPVDPLTGQRSASSPVPLVFPTGAPIPARQTENIVVAMNLDARAPDAAGSAGPPPVPATPRSAYGTSVNVYDSQGVAVPVSLYFEKTADPNKWAIYTTLDETIQAPGSSTDFLEFDGNGALVSGSPFTLTVDPAQVNPNAGPTPPNAPNPFPVTIDLSKATQFGTKFAISDLTQDGYTAGQLTGINISPDGTILTRYSNGVSRPEGQIALASFRNTQGLADVGNNLWVETFSSGQPVMGTPTDGNFGALRSGALEDSNVDLTGELVAMMTAQRAYQANAQTIKTQDQVMSTLVNLR; encoded by the coding sequence ATGGGATTCCAGCAAGGCCTGACCGGCTTGAACGCTTCCAGCAAGAACCTGGACGTGATAGGCCACAACATCGCCAACTCGCAGACCGTGGGCTTCAAGGCCTCGCGCACCGAATTCGCCGAGATGGTGGCCACGGCCATAGGTTCGGCCGGCGGCAGCAACGCCGGCATAGGCGTGCAGGTGGACGCGATCGCCCAGCAGTTCACCCAGGGCAATATTTCCATTACCGGCAACAACCTGGACGTGGCGATCAACGGCAATGGCTTCTTTCAGGTCAGGCAGCCCGACGGCAGCATGGCCTACACGCGCGCGGGCAACTTCAAGCTCGACGACAAGGGCAACGTCATCACCAACAGCATGGCGCAGCTCATGGGCTATCCGGTCGACCCGCTGACCGGCCAGCGCAGCGCAAGCTCGCCCGTGCCGCTGGTCTTCCCCACGGGCGCGCCGATCCCTGCGCGCCAGACCGAGAACATTGTCGTGGCCATGAACCTGGACGCGCGCGCGCCCGATGCCGCGGGCAGCGCCGGCCCGCCGCCGGTGCCGGCCACGCCGCGTTCGGCCTATGGCACCTCGGTCAACGTTTATGACAGCCAGGGCGTGGCGGTTCCGGTCAGCCTGTATTTCGAGAAGACGGCTGATCCAAACAAATGGGCCATCTACACGACCCTGGATGAAACGATTCAGGCACCAGGCAGCTCCACGGACTTTCTGGAATTTGATGGCAACGGCGCACTGGTGTCGGGCTCGCCGTTCACGCTGACCGTGGACCCGGCACAGGTAAACCCCAATGCTGGACCAACACCGCCTAATGCGCCAAATCCGTTTCCCGTCACCATTGACTTGAGCAAGGCGACGCAGTTCGGCACCAAGTTCGCCATCTCCGACCTCACGCAGGACGGCTACACCGCCGGCCAGCTCACCGGCATCAACATCAGCCCGGACGGCACCATCCTCACACGCTACTCCAACGGCGTGAGCCGGCCCGAGGGGCAGATCGCGCTGGCCTCGTTTCGCAACACCCAGGGCCTGGCGGACGTGGGCAACAACCTGTGGGTGGAAACCTTCAGCTCGGGCCAGCCGGTGATGGGTACGCCCACCGACGGCAACTTCGGTGCGCTGCGCTCGGGCGCGCTGGAGGATTCCAACGTCGACCTCACCGGCGAGCTGGTGGCCATGATGACTGCGCAGCGCGCCTACCAGGCCAATGCGCAGACCATCAAGACGCAAGACCAGGTGATGTCCACGCTGGTGAACCTGCGCTGA
- the flgM gene encoding flagellar biosynthesis anti-sigma factor FlgM → MKIDKHADPAQALARAAANKQQPKPAAAAPAGEAAPRSASRAASAGVPVTLSQNVRSAAVGRASADFNAEKVDAIKAAIDNGSYRVNAEAVADKLLENAYETLSRAQQQRNH, encoded by the coding sequence ATGAAAATCGACAAGCACGCAGACCCCGCACAGGCCTTGGCGCGCGCCGCTGCCAACAAGCAGCAGCCCAAGCCGGCCGCCGCTGCACCGGCCGGTGAGGCCGCGCCGCGCTCGGCTTCGCGTGCGGCATCGGCGGGCGTGCCGGTCACGCTGTCGCAGAACGTGCGCAGCGCCGCAGTAGGCCGCGCCAGCGCCGACTTCAACGCCGAAAAAGTGGACGCCATCAAGGCCGCCATCGACAACGGCAGCTACCGCGTGAACGCCGAGGCCGTAGCCGACAAGCTGCTGGAAAACGCCTACGAAACCCTCTCGCGCGCGCAGCAGCAACGCAACCACTGA
- the flhA gene encoding flagellar biosynthesis protein FlhA, with protein MTTPSIQTARAWASDNRSLLQGLSIPVLVVAILALMVLPFPPWLLDTFFTFNIAVALMVMMVAAYMIKPLDFAAFPAVLLLTTLMRLALNVASTRVVLLEGHTGPGAAGAVIEAFGHFLIGGNFAVGLIVFAILVVINFIVVTKGAERIAEVSARFTLDAMPGKQMAVDADLNSGLIDESAAKQRRLEIQDEANFFGAMDGASKFVRGDAIAGILILIINIIGGFAIGMLSHDLSASQAANSYILLAVGDALVAQIPGLLISVAAAMVVSRVGARDVDVGRQIVQQVFMSPRVLGMAAGILILLGVIPGMPHTVFLIMGSALGWIAWMLLQAQRKPAAQEEAAPAPVSDGEASWDDLQPVDLLGLELGYRLIALVDKARQGDLLTRIKGVRRKFAQEVGFLPPAVHVRDNLELKPSAYRILLRGVVVGEGEAFPGMFLAINPGGISTPLIGTPTTDPAFGLPAHWIDAAQKEAAQMAGFTVVDSETVMATHLSHLMQVQAARLLSRTETQQLVEHVMRLAPKLIEEVVPKMVSITTFQKVLQLLLEEAVHIRDIRTIIETLAEFAGSTQDPAELVRQVRIALAPAIVQQIYGPTNELNVIAIEPELERLLVQALTGSNGPALDPGVADLLTHKAAEVANRQEELGIPACLLVPDAIRSAIARLVRRLAPRLQVLSHSEIPETHSIRIGPVLKGATP; from the coding sequence ATGACCACGCCTTCCATCCAGACCGCCCGGGCCTGGGCCAGCGACAACCGCTCGCTGCTGCAGGGCTTGTCCATTCCGGTATTGGTCGTGGCCATCCTGGCGCTGATGGTGCTGCCCTTTCCGCCGTGGCTGCTCGACACCTTCTTCACCTTCAACATCGCGGTGGCGCTGATGGTGATGATGGTCGCCGCCTACATGATCAAGCCGCTGGACTTTGCGGCATTTCCGGCGGTGCTGCTGCTCACTACCTTGATGCGCCTGGCGCTGAACGTGGCCTCTACCCGCGTGGTGCTGCTGGAGGGCCACACCGGGCCGGGCGCTGCCGGCGCGGTGATCGAGGCCTTCGGGCACTTTCTGATCGGCGGCAACTTTGCCGTCGGCCTGATCGTCTTTGCCATTCTCGTGGTCATCAACTTCATCGTCGTCACCAAGGGCGCCGAGCGCATCGCCGAGGTCTCGGCGCGCTTCACGCTGGACGCCATGCCGGGCAAGCAGATGGCGGTGGACGCGGACCTCAACAGCGGCCTGATCGACGAGTCCGCGGCCAAGCAGCGGCGCCTGGAGATCCAGGACGAGGCCAACTTCTTCGGCGCCATGGACGGCGCGAGCAAGTTCGTGCGTGGCGACGCGATTGCCGGCATATTGATTCTGATCATCAACATCATCGGCGGCTTTGCCATCGGCATGCTGTCGCACGATCTGTCGGCCAGTCAGGCGGCCAACAGCTACATCCTGCTGGCGGTGGGCGACGCGCTGGTGGCGCAGATTCCCGGCCTGTTGATCTCGGTGGCCGCGGCCATGGTGGTGTCGCGCGTGGGCGCGCGCGACGTGGACGTAGGCCGCCAGATCGTGCAGCAGGTCTTCATGTCGCCGCGCGTGCTCGGCATGGCCGCGGGCATCCTGATCCTGCTGGGCGTGATACCGGGCATGCCGCACACGGTGTTTCTCATCATGGGCTCGGCCCTGGGCTGGATCGCCTGGATGCTGCTGCAGGCGCAGCGCAAGCCTGCGGCGCAGGAAGAGGCTGCGCCCGCGCCGGTGAGCGACGGCGAAGCGAGCTGGGACGACTTGCAGCCCGTGGACTTGCTCGGCCTGGAGCTGGGCTACCGCCTGATCGCGCTGGTGGACAAGGCGCGCCAGGGCGACCTGCTCACGCGCATCAAGGGCGTTCGGCGCAAGTTTGCACAGGAAGTGGGCTTTCTGCCGCCCGCGGTGCACGTGCGCGACAACCTGGAGCTCAAGCCCAGTGCCTACCGCATCCTGCTGCGCGGCGTGGTGGTCGGCGAGGGCGAGGCCTTCCCCGGCATGTTCCTCGCGATCAACCCGGGCGGCATCTCCACGCCGCTGATCGGCACGCCCACGACCGACCCCGCCTTTGGCCTGCCCGCGCACTGGATCGACGCCGCGCAGAAGGAAGCAGCGCAAATGGCGGGCTTTACCGTGGTTGATTCGGAAACCGTCATGGCCACGCATTTGTCACACTTGATGCAGGTGCAGGCGGCGCGGCTGTTGAGCCGCACCGAGACGCAGCAGCTCGTGGAGCACGTGATGCGCCTTGCACCCAAGCTGATTGAAGAAGTGGTGCCCAAGATGGTTTCGATCACGACGTTCCAGAAAGTGCTGCAGCTCTTGCTGGAAGAGGCCGTGCACATCCGCGACATCCGCACCATCATCGAAACCCTGGCCGAGTTCGCCGGCAGCACGCAAGACCCGGCCGAGCTGGTGCGCCAGGTGCGCATTGCGCTGGCGCCGGCCATCGTGCAGCAGATCTACGGGCCGACCAACGAGCTCAACGTGATCGCCATCGAGCCCGAACTCGAACGCCTGCTGGTGCAGGCGCTTACCGGCAGCAACGGGCCGGCGCTCGACCCCGGCGTGGCCGATCTGCTCACGCACAAGGCGGCCGAGGTGGCCAACAGGCAGGAAGAGCTGGGCATACCCGCCTGCCTGCTGGTGCCCGACGCCATCCGCTCGGCCATCGCCCGGCTGGTGCGCCGCCTGGCGCCGCGCCTGCAGGTGCTCTCGCACAGTGAAATTCCCGAAACCCACTCCATCCGCATCGGTCCCGTCCTGAAAGGTGCAACGCCATGA
- the flgB gene encoding flagellar basal body rod protein FlgB has product MLDKLTSTLNLHGNALLLRSERQRLIASNIANADTPGYKARDLKFSEALRQAGALPGERAPMASGVRSSGHIPLRPGGSGGQAGKPGYAVQSEPALDGNSVNMDRERAAFMDNAVRYEATLRFINYQSRTLQSAITGQ; this is encoded by the coding sequence ATGCTCGACAAACTGACTTCCACCCTGAACCTGCACGGCAATGCGCTGCTGCTGCGTTCCGAGCGTCAGCGCCTCATCGCCAGCAACATCGCCAACGCCGACACGCCGGGCTACAAGGCGCGCGACCTGAAATTTTCCGAAGCGCTGCGCCAGGCCGGCGCGCTGCCCGGCGAGCGAGCCCCCATGGCCAGCGGCGTGCGCAGCAGCGGCCACATTCCCCTGCGCCCGGGCGGCTCTGGCGGTCAGGCCGGCAAGCCGGGCTATGCCGTGCAGAGCGAACCGGCGCTGGACGGCAACAGCGTGAACATGGACCGCGAGCGCGCGGCCTTCATGGACAACGCGGTGCGCTACGAGGCCACGCTGCGCTTCATCAACTACCAGTCGCGCACGCTGCAAAGCGCGATCACCGGGCAGTAA
- a CDS encoding flagellar hook assembly protein FlgD, with protein MFISPIDTSALDAGAASTSGVTQRNTDPNAMQDRFLKLLVAQLQNQDPMNPMDNAQMTTQMAQINTVTGLQQLNQTVQAMAQQFAGMQQLAGVSLIGRAVLCEGDGLTLVDHQAQGLFDLDQVASEVSVEIVTPGGNVVDTVPLGALDGGRHGFAWDAQGYEGDANALRYRVLARNGKDAVAASPLMQQAVIATSVGPAGLMLTLGNGRTVAYSDIHGVI; from the coding sequence ATGTTCATCAGTCCGATAGACACCAGCGCGCTGGATGCGGGCGCGGCCAGCACCTCGGGGGTGACGCAGCGCAACACCGACCCGAACGCGATGCAGGACCGCTTTCTGAAGCTGCTGGTGGCGCAGCTGCAGAACCAGGACCCGATGAACCCCATGGACAACGCGCAGATGACCACGCAGATGGCGCAGATCAACACTGTCACCGGCCTGCAGCAGCTCAACCAGACGGTGCAGGCCATGGCGCAGCAGTTTGCCGGCATGCAGCAGCTCGCGGGCGTGTCGCTGATCGGGCGCGCGGTGCTTTGCGAGGGCGACGGACTGACCCTCGTTGACCATCAGGCCCAGGGCCTGTTCGACCTGGACCAGGTGGCAAGCGAGGTGAGCGTGGAAATCGTCACGCCCGGCGGCAATGTGGTGGACACCGTCCCTCTGGGCGCGCTCGACGGCGGGCGCCACGGCTTTGCCTGGGACGCCCAGGGCTACGAGGGCGACGCCAATGCCTTGCGCTACCGCGTGCTGGCGCGCAACGGCAAGGACGCGGTGGCGGCTTCGCCGCTCATGCAGCAGGCGGTGATCGCTACCAGCGTGGGCCCGGCCGGGCTGATGCTGACCCTGGGCAATGGCCGCACCGTCGCCTATTCCGACATTCACGGCGTGATCTAG